The nucleotide sequence GAGAAAGTAGCCATGCAGATGGCCCTCGACCAAGCCAAGCAACTGGATGCCGACCTCGTACTAGCTACCGACCCCGATGCTGACCGGGTAGGCATTGCTGTGAAGAATACGGCGGGCGAATGGGTGCTCGTGAATGGCAACCAAACAGCTGCTTTGCTTACGTACTACAGCCTATCGGCCCGAAAGCAGGCCGGCAAGATGACCGAGAAAGACTTCATCGTCTACACCATTGTGACCAGTGAGGTACTTGGTGACATTGCGCGCGCCCACGGCGTGAAGAGCTACCAGACCCTAACCGGCTTCAAATACATTGCTGGCCTCATTCGGGAGCTAGAAGGCAAAGAAACCTACATCGGTGGCGGCGAGGAAAGCTACGGCTACATGCTCGGCGACTTTGTGCGCGACAAAGACGCCGTATCAGCGTGCGCTATGCTGGCCGAAATGGCTGCCGTAGCGAAAGACAATGGCCGTACCCTCTACGAGGAGATGACCCAGATGTACGCCACCTACGGCCTCTATCAGGAAAGCCTGATTTCGCTTACCAAGAAAGGCCAGCGCGGCGCCGAAGAAATTCAGGAAATGATGCGCGACCTGCGGGCCAATCCGCCGGCTACCATTGCGGGTTCGGAAGTAACCGAGCTGCGCGACTACCAAACCGGCAAGATTCGGGACCTTCGCACCGGCCAGGAAAAGCCTACGGGATTAGAAGCCAGCAACGTGCTCCAGTTCATCACCGCCGATGGCAGCAAGATATCTGCTCGCCCGTCTGGCACCGAGCCAAAAATCAAGTTCTACTTCAGCGTGAAAGCTCCCTTGTCTTCTGCCGCTGATTTCGAGCAAGGCGAACAACAGCTCAACCAGCGTATTGCGGCCATCATCGAAGACATGCAACTGAAGTAAGAACTTTTTTGCGCTACCTTATGCGGCCCGTCCTGTTCGTCAGGGCGGGCCGCTATTGTATACTGCTCCGCTATGCCAACCATTCGTTCCGCTCAAAACCATGTGGTGGTTCTTAGCAAGCCCGATCTACTCCACTGGCTGTGCGTTGCTCTTCTAGCTGGCGCCTTGGTGTGGCTCGACCTCTATTACGTGGCCATTCCGCTACTTTTTTTCTGGATGTTCGCTTCTACAGGCAAAACCACATTGGAGATAGACGTAAAAGCGCATCACTATCGGACAGGCTCGCAGGTATTAGGCATTCATATAAGCGACTGGCACCCGCTGCCCGAAGCTCAACGCGTTGTTGTTCGCTACTTTTCTGAATATAACCTCACTACCACCAGAGAGGGCATCGAAGAAGCGCATCAAAACGCAGAGTTTGTAGTCTTGCTTTCCGTACCAAACGCTTCGCAGGGCTTTATTCTTTTTCGCCATTTACACCACAAAGATGCCGTGCGTGTTGCCTGCGCGGTAGGAAGCATCTTGCAATTGGAAGTAGTTGAATTCAACCGCCAGCACGAAGCCAGCACGATACAAGAGGCGCACCTACTAGATAGCGAAGCGTAGGGCGTTACTGCAATGCCGATAGGTGCAACTGCGTCTTACGTTCTGCGCCTCCATGCTGCTAACTGCCTCGTAGCGGGAGGCAAGTAGGTTAAGCTGTTGATGCTGCCATAAGTTGTAACCTACATATAGTTACAGGGCCTGGGGCCACGCTGATACAGTTGGCTTTGCTTGCCGTCGGTGCTCTTCACTTGAAAAGAAACCTAGTGTGGCGTGGCAGAGAGGTGATTGGCACCTTTGCTAGGTGCAGTACTGTGTTTACTAGTGCGGGACTTTCTTTATCTTGGAAATCCCCATGTGCTGCTCCATCAATTCCCCCAAACTTCTTTGCCGGGCGCGTGCTTGGCAATGGCTCTGGCTTCTGACCATAGCCCTCTTATCGGCCACTTCAAGCACCGGCGCCCCCGTCGTCGGTTCAGAAAAGCCCATCCGAGTTGACGCCCTCCACGACGAACTCCCGGTTGAGCTTTCCAACTACAGCGTACTAGAAGACCCCTCCGGACAGCTGACGTTGCGAGACGTACAGCGGCCCCAGCATGCATCGCGCTTTGTGTTGGCCTCACGTATAGACCCGACGATGGAACACGTTGGGTCCGCGTATTGGCTGCGCTTAGCGGTGCAGGCTCCGGGGCTGCAACGTCAGCACTGGTACCTAGAACTGTTTGATTCTCACCTAAACAACATCACGTTCTACCCGGCTTCCGATACGGAACAGGGCTTGGTACGCACTGGCGCCGACTGGCCTTTTGCCTCGCGGCCCTACAGCTACAAGAATTTCCTGATGCGCCTGCCGCTTCAGCCCAACGAGTCGCAGACTTACTACCTCCGGCTGCAATCAAATTCCAAAACCAGCTTTCTGGCCCGGCTACGTACGGAGCGGGGCATCGCAGAGCAATTCCCAACGGAGTACGGGTTGCTAGGCGGCTTCTATGGCATTCTGCTGATTATGGTGGTGTATAATTTCTGTTTGTTTGTCTTTACAGGCGAGCAAACTTATTTGCGCTACGTGGTATATGTGTTGAGTTGCAGCTTGGTGTTCTTATCGGAAGATGGGCTGGGCTTCCAATATTTTTGGCCCGACCAGCCCTTGCTCAACAAAATAGTAGCAGCGGGTTCGCCCCCCCTGCTGCTGCTCTCCTTTGGCTATTACGCCCGCCAGTTTCTGGACACCCCGCAGCGCCTACCGCAGTATGACCTTTGGCTACGGGCCATTATTCTGCTTAGCGTTGTGGCGCTGTTGCTGGATGCGCTCTGGTGGAAAACCGATGACTTAGGCATCGGGCTATACTTATTGCCGTATGGGATGTTGCTTTTGGCCGCACTACGGGTGTGGCAGCGCGGCTTTCGGCCAGCTCGGTTCATTTTATTGGCTCACTCGCTGGTGGCGGTTGGCATCTTGTTCCTGATCCTGCGCAAGCTTGGCATCAATACCTTCACTAATACCTACACCGTGTACAGCATGAACGCGGCGTTTGTGTTGGAAGTGGTGGTGCTGTCGTATGCCTTGGGCGACAAAATGAAGAGCATTCAGGAGTCGACGCTTAGGGCACAGCATAGCTTGGTGAAGCAACTCCGCAAAAAGCACGAGGTACAGGAACAACTCGTGGAACAGCTGCGCCAAAACGAAGAGCTGAAAGACCAGCTGAATTCGGAATTGGAAGGCTTGGTGACCCTACGCACCCAGGAGCTTCAGCAGCAAGGCGAAACCATAGCTGCCCAGAACCGGGAGTTGCTGCAAGCCAACGGGCTACTGGCACTACAGTCGGCGGCCATCGAAAAACTGAATGCCGAGCTGCAACTGGACCTGCAGAAGGCCCAAACTGCCCGGGTGCTTTCGCAAGAAGTGGACTTCGGGGAGTTCAGCCAAATCTACCCCGATAAAGACACATGCCTGACCTACTTAGCCGACCTGAAATGGGCCAACGGCTACCAATGCCGCAAGTGTGGACACGACAATTATTGCGAAGGCCGCGAGGCACATTCGCGTCGTTGTACCCGCTGCCGGTACGTAGAATCGGCTACGGCCAACACGCTGCTTCAGAAGTGTAAGTTCTCTATTGTGAAGGCATTTTATGCGGTGTTTTTGTTGCATACCCACAAAGGGAATTATTCGGCGCAAGAGCTTTCTCGGGTGCTTGATTTGCGCCGGGCCACCTGTTGGAGCTTCAGCCAGAAGGTAGCTGACGCCATAAGCCGGCAAACCGCCGAACATCCTGAAGATGAAAGCTGGACCCGTTTGCTGCTAGATGACTCTGGCAACGAGAACGACGAAAGCGGCGACGAAGCGGCGGCCCTCGTGACCGACACGAGACATTGAGGAGGGTTGGTACTGTGAAGTTGAAAAACTAGAAAAAATTTATATCGGGAGTTTATTTTTTTACTTGTTTTTTACCCGTCAAGGGTAGGATGGGCTGATGGGCCATTTGGAACTAATGGCCGCTAAAACTGCACAAAATACGTGTGCTCTAAGCGTACACATTTACGTGATACGTAAGCGAAAACGCACTTTGCAAACGTTTGGGGCGAGGTTTTCACTTGATTTTTAGAAATAAGGTCGGGTATATTTGGCTATTCCTACCGCCCCTCATGCCCCACCCCGTTCCTTTCTTCAACTCTTGCAATGTGAGTACCCACTCACCTCTTGCGCGATTACCCTTCCGTTCGCACCCACCCCTTCTAATTGTATCCAGCGGGTACGCGAACAATGTTGCAGTGCTTGTCTCTCTTGCTACTGCGCTGTGTAAGGGTATACTCCCAGATGCTATCGGGTAGCCTTGCTACGTAGCGTCCAGCTCTACAGTGTTTATCGAAATTGTTTGCCGTGAGCATGCTTGCTGGCTCCCTGTATCTTTTATGCGGAGCTAAGCACTTACTCACTTTGCCAGTTTGCCTTACCCATTTTTCTCATTATTTGCTTGCATTTCTCCTTTTTGAAAGGAGTCTGCTAAGTGTTTTCAATTCCCACATTCTTTCCCATCACGTATGAATCGTACTTATTACTCGTATCTGGGATTCCGACGCGTAGTACCTCTTGCAGCTTGCGGCTTACTGACTTTGGCTATGGCTCCTGCGCAAGCGAGCAGTGTAGCAGTGTCTAGCCGTACAGTTGAGGCCGATGTACCAGTATCAGGCCGCGTAACAGGCGAAAAAGGAGAGCCTTTACCCGGTGTTACCATCATCGTAAAAGGCACCACGCAAGGCATCACCACCAACTCCGACGGGGGCTTTACGCTCAACGCGCCGGAGGGGTCCACACTGGTGTTCAGCTATGTTGGCTACGGCCGCAAGGAGCTGGCCGTAACGGGCGCCACTAACAGCCTGAACGTAAGCTTGATAGAAGACACCCGGGCGCTGAGCGAAGTCGTGGTGGTTGGGTACGGCACTCAGTCGCGGGGTAGCGTAACAGGCGCTATTTCATCGGTGGGGGCCGCAGAAATTGTGCGCCAGCCCGTGCCAGATGTCACGCAGGCCATTCAAGGCAAAGTGGCCGGGGTAACTATTACCTCCGGCGGGGGTGCTCCAGGCGGAGCGGCGGGTACGGCGGTGCGCATCCGCGGTATATCGTCGGCGGGCCTCAATTCGCCTCTGTATGTAGTGGATGGCTTCCCGCTGCCCACTGGCGTGGACGGCAATGGCAACGCCACAAACAACGAATTGAACGGCATCAGCCCCAACGATATCGAATCTATTGATATCCTGAAGGATGCTTCGGCTACGGCTATCTACGGGGTGCGAGCTGCCAACGGGGTAGTTGTAATTACCACCAAGCGGGGCAAAGCCGGCAAAACCAACATCAACTTTGATGTTTACCGCGGTGTGCAGACACTAGCCCGCAAGCTAGACCTGCTCAACGCCGAGGAGTACGCTACTATCAACAACGAGTCACTATATGCAGCTGGCAAGCCGCTTGCCCTGGAGAAGCTGCGCGACCCGTCTACGTTGGGCGAAGGCACCGACTGGCAGGATTTACTGTTCCGCCGGGCTAAGATTCAGAACTACTCGTTGTCGGCGACTGGGGGCAGCGAGAAAGCGCGCTACGCCTTATCGGGCACCTACTTCCAGCAGGATGGTATCTTGCTAGGAACTAAGTTCGAGCGGTTTACGCTGCGTGCCAACGGCGACGTGCAGGTAGGCAAAATGCTGAAGCTGGGCAACAGCATCTCGCTCACCAACCTCAACGACCGCCAGATAACAAGCAACGACGGGGAATACGGAGCCGTGCAGCAACTGCTACGCATGCCCCCTACAGTACAGCCATATCGGCCGGATGGCTACTGGTACCAGCCCAACAGTGCTTCCGACAACTTCACGGAGGAAAACCCACTGGCTACTTCGCAGCGGGTCAACCAGAAATTCACGCGCAACCGGGCCATCACCACGTTCTTCGCCGAACTCGAGCCGCTTAAGGGGCTCCGCTTCCGTACCAACGTAGGTGCCGACCTGATATTCGACAACTTCAACAGCTTCGCGCCCAAAGGGCCGGAACTTGCGGGCTTCACCCAGCGCTACATTACGGCTGGGGCGCGTGCTACTTCCAGCTACGCTCCTAGCTACCTAATTGAGAATACCATCACCTACGATCATCTGTTCGCTGAAAAGCACCAAGTCACTTTCCTGGTGGGTCAGTCGGCGCAGGAGTTCAACTACAGCAACGTAGAAGCGAACCGCTCTATGTACCTGCGCAACGACTTGCAGGTAATCAACGCGGGTCCGATCAACGCCCTTCTTACCAATGCTGGCGCTATTGATCCTTCCCGGCGCCTGGCCAGCTACTTTGGCCGCCTCAACTACGAGTTTAGTGGCAAATACATCTTCCAGGCCACGGCCCGCTACGACGGCTCGTCGCGGTTTCAGCCCGGCGAGAAGTTCGGCTTCTTCCCTGGAGCATCGGCCGGCTGGCGCATTTCGGAAGAAGGCTTCTTGCAAGGCAACAGCACCATCAGCAACATGAAGCTGCGCGTGGGGTATGGCCGCGTAGGCAACGAGCTAAACGCAGGTCGTTTTGCCTACCTCTACACCATCAACTTCGGGGCGGTATATCCACTGGGACAAGATGGGGCCATCAATACGGGCGGTGCGCCAGTGCGTTTGCGTAACCCTAACCTGCGCTGGGAATACAACGACCAAACCAACATTGGCTTGGATCTGGGCTTCCTCGACAACCGTTTTGAGGCCACCATTGACCTCTTCAATCGGAATTCGCCGAACCTGATTGCCGGCGTACCTCCATCCTATGTGTCGGGTACGTACGAATCAGTGAATACCAACGCCGCATCGGCTTACAACCGCGGTATTGACTTCTCGTTCACCTCACGCAACTTCACCGGAGTTGATCAAGCGCTGAGCTGGACCACGACCCTGAACGCCTCGGCCTACAAAACCAAGCTGGAGTCGTTGGGTGCGGGGGTACCGTACAACGGATTAAGCTCTTTGAGCGGCGTTATTGTGCGCTACGACGTGAACCAGGCATTCGGCTCGTTCTACGGGTATGTGAAAGAGGGATTGTTCCAGACGCAGTCGGAGGTAGATGCTTCGCCGAGGCAGCCTGGCGCAGGCCCTGGCGATATTCGCTACCGCGACCTGAACGGCGACAACGTTATTACGGATGCTGACCGCAAGTTTATTGGCAATCCGAACCCAAACTTCACGTTCGGCATCACCAACAACTTCAACTACAAGAACTTTGATTTAAGCGTCTTCATCCAAGGTTCGCAGGGCAACGACGTGTACAACCTTAACCGCTACATCACGGAAAGCGCGTTGTACAGCACCACCAACGGTACCACCCGCGTGTTGAAGCGCTGGACCGGCGAAGGCACCAGCAACGACGTGCCACGAGCCATCAACGGTGACCCCAACAACAACCTACGGGTATCCACTCACTTCATTGAGGACGGCTCCTACGTGCGCCTCAAGAACCTAACGCTCGGTTATACGCTACCCAAAACGCTCATGAGCCGCATTTCGGCCACCCAGATGCGCGTGTACTTCACGGCCCAGAACTTAGCCACCCTCACCAAATACACCGGCTACGACCCTGAGGTAAGCATTAGCGGTGTCGACCGGGGTATCTACCCGCAAACACGGGTGTTCATGGGCGGCCTGAACATCGGGTTCTAATTCTCTTGTAATTCCCACTTACTACTCATGACTATCTCTAAATTCACCTGCGGCGCCTTCCTGCTGTCGTTAGGATTACTGACTGGCTGCGGCGAAAAGTTTCTGGAAGAAACTCCTTCCGACCAGGTTACGGACGTAAACTTCTATCAAACTCAGCAGGATGCTATTCAGGCCACTACAGCTGCCTATAGCGAACTGACCAAGGAAGGCCAGTACAACCTGTCGATGTGGGCCTTTGATATCATGGCCGATATATCGGTGACGGGCGGCGACGACGGCAACGACGGCATTGAATACAAGCAGCTCGAAGCCTTCAACATTCCTACCACCAACATCGTGGCCAACCGCCTGTGGGGCGGCAGCTTCATCGGGATACAGCGGGCCAACCTGGTACTGCAGAAGGTGCCGGACATCGCCAACATGGACCCCGACATCAAGAAGCGCTGCTTGGGCGAAGCACAGTTTCTGCGGGCCAAATACTACTTCGACTTGGTACGGGCCTATGGGGATGTTCCGCTGTTCACAGCACCACCTGCCAACCAGGCAGCTGTGAGCATTCCGCGCACGCCGGCTGCAGAAGTGTACAAGCAGATCGAGCAGGACCTGATTGCTGCTATCGATAACCTGCCGCCATCCTACAGCGGTGCTGATTTGGGCCGTGCTACCAAGTGGGCCGCCACGGGCCTGCTAGCCAAAGTATACATCACGGAAGCTTCCCAAGGCGACGCCAGCAAGAAACCACTGGCCGCCCAGCGTGCCCGCGAAGTAATCAACAACTCGGGTAAAACACTGCGGACCAACTACGGCGACAACTTCAAGGTAGCCACCGAAAACGGCGCCGAGTCGCTGTTTGAAGTACAGTACGTGAACGGCCGCAACGAGTATGAGCGCAACAACGTGGGCTCTGCTATGAACGAGTTCTTCGGGCCCCGCGGTGCCAACCAAACGCCCGGCAGCGGTTACGGTTTCAACATTCCAGAGCCCGATTTCGTGAACGGCTACGAGGAAGGCGACCAGCGCAAAGCCGTTACTATTTGGGTGCCCGGCGACACGTACCCGGATGGCGGCAAGCAGTCGGCACGCGCCACTGGCTCGCCCTTCGGCTACAACTGCAAAAAGTGGTTTGTAGGCAAAGTGAACACCAATATCTGGGATTCGGGCCTCAACGTACCGGTGCTTCGTCTGGCGGAAATGTACCTGATTGTAGCCGAAGCGCTGGGGCCAAACACCGAGGGCTTGGAAGCCATCAACAAGGTGCGGCGCCGGGCTTTCGGCCTCCCCATCAACACGCCCTCTGCTCGTGACCTGACCAGCGCTACCGCTGACTTCACAGCAGCCGTGTTGCGCGAGCGGAAGTATGAGTTGGCGTTCGAGTTCGACCGGTGGTTTGACTTGAAGCGCTACCACGGCACCCAGTACGGCCTGATACCCGTCATGACGGCGCAGGCCAACTATCTGCGCAGCCTGAACCTGGGCATCGTGCGCGGCATCCCAACCGAGAAAAACCTGGTACTGCCTATTCCGCAATCGGAATTGGATGCCAACTCCGGCCTGGTTCAGAATCCTGGCTACTAAGCCTCCCTCCCGACTTTTAGCGCGACTCTACAGATGAACTATACCTTGAACAAAGCAGCACTGGTCTTACTGGCCGGCTCGCTGCTACTCACGGCCTGCGACAAGGAAGACGAAGGCTCGTTGGACGGCCCCAAGCCCACAGCAAGCTTCACGGCTACTGCACCCAAAGTGGTTGGCCTGACTTCGGAAGTAACCTTCACCAGCACCAGCACCGATGCGTTTCTCTATCAGTGGGATTTCGGTGACGGAACCATTGGCTCGGGGCAGACCGTCACGCACGCTTACACCCGGGGCGGTACCTTCAAAGCCAAGCTAACGGCTGTGGGCCGTGGCGGGGCTACTCCGTCGGAAACGCAGGATGTCACCATTGCTTCCACGCTCAACCTTGTCAACCAGCTGCTCACGGGTGGCTCGTCGCGCACCTGGAAGCTCGACAACGCAACTGCTGCCCCTATAGTGGTGGGCACGGAAGCAGCGCCCACCACGTACTTTCCGGGCGTAGCGGCAGGTGATTTGCCAGCGTGTCAGTCGGATGATGAGTACACCTTCTCAACCAGCAACACCTTCACCTACGACGCCAAGGCCGAGACGTTCTACGCTGACAGAATGAATTACAGCTGTCAAGCTCCCCTTTCGGGCACCTCGCCGTTTGTATTTGGGGCGGCCACCGGAACTGGGCTAGCGCAGTTTACATTATCACGGGCTGGGGCTTTCATTGCGGCCACCGATGCTTCCCTGACGGAGCGCGTGTACCGCATACTAAGCATCGACAACCAGAAAATGACCCTGCGCGCCGGCAGCGGCCAGAATGGCGGCACCGTGTTTACTATCAAGATGGTAGTTAAGCCTTAGGAAGCTTCCTAACCGCTGCTTGCTCACTACCATTAAGCGTATTCCGATGACCTATCCCACCATGTGGGTGCGGCAGAACCTG is from Hymenobacter tibetensis and encodes:
- a CDS encoding phospho-sugar mutase, which translates into the protein MALTSEVQQKINTWLTGNYDAATQEEIRQLQSQNQDELLSDAFYRDLEFGTGGLRGVMGAGSNRMNRYTLGMATQGLSNYLLQQFPGQEVKVAVAHDSRNNSKEFARIAADIFSANGITVYLFDALRPTPELSFTIRQLGCQSGCVVTASHNPKEYNGFKVYWNDGAQVVAPHDKNIIREVEAIRSVDEVKFQADEAKVHLISADLDAAYLAKVKALSINPAAIQRQHDLKIVFTPLHGTGITLVPQALAQLGFDNVHIVEAQATPDGNFPTVQSPNPEEKVAMQMALDQAKQLDADLVLATDPDADRVGIAVKNTAGEWVLVNGNQTAALLTYYSLSARKQAGKMTEKDFIVYTIVTSEVLGDIARAHGVKSYQTLTGFKYIAGLIRELEGKETYIGGGEESYGYMLGDFVRDKDAVSACAMLAEMAAVAKDNGRTLYEEMTQMYATYGLYQESLISLTKKGQRGAEEIQEMMRDLRANPPATIAGSEVTELRDYQTGKIRDLRTGQEKPTGLEASNVLQFITADGSKISARPSGTEPKIKFYFSVKAPLSSAADFEQGEQQLNQRIAAIIEDMQLK
- a CDS encoding 7TM diverse intracellular signaling domain-containing protein yields the protein MCCSINSPKLLCRARAWQWLWLLTIALLSATSSTGAPVVGSEKPIRVDALHDELPVELSNYSVLEDPSGQLTLRDVQRPQHASRFVLASRIDPTMEHVGSAYWLRLAVQAPGLQRQHWYLELFDSHLNNITFYPASDTEQGLVRTGADWPFASRPYSYKNFLMRLPLQPNESQTYYLRLQSNSKTSFLARLRTERGIAEQFPTEYGLLGGFYGILLIMVVYNFCLFVFTGEQTYLRYVVYVLSCSLVFLSEDGLGFQYFWPDQPLLNKIVAAGSPPLLLLSFGYYARQFLDTPQRLPQYDLWLRAIILLSVVALLLDALWWKTDDLGIGLYLLPYGMLLLAALRVWQRGFRPARFILLAHSLVAVGILFLILRKLGINTFTNTYTVYSMNAAFVLEVVVLSYALGDKMKSIQESTLRAQHSLVKQLRKKHEVQEQLVEQLRQNEELKDQLNSELEGLVTLRTQELQQQGETIAAQNRELLQANGLLALQSAAIEKLNAELQLDLQKAQTARVLSQEVDFGEFSQIYPDKDTCLTYLADLKWANGYQCRKCGHDNYCEGREAHSRRCTRCRYVESATANTLLQKCKFSIVKAFYAVFLLHTHKGNYSAQELSRVLDLRRATCWSFSQKVADAISRQTAEHPEDESWTRLLLDDSGNENDESGDEAAALVTDTRH
- a CDS encoding SusC/RagA family TonB-linked outer membrane protein, which gives rise to MNRTYYSYLGFRRVVPLAACGLLTLAMAPAQASSVAVSSRTVEADVPVSGRVTGEKGEPLPGVTIIVKGTTQGITTNSDGGFTLNAPEGSTLVFSYVGYGRKELAVTGATNSLNVSLIEDTRALSEVVVVGYGTQSRGSVTGAISSVGAAEIVRQPVPDVTQAIQGKVAGVTITSGGGAPGGAAGTAVRIRGISSAGLNSPLYVVDGFPLPTGVDGNGNATNNELNGISPNDIESIDILKDASATAIYGVRAANGVVVITTKRGKAGKTNINFDVYRGVQTLARKLDLLNAEEYATINNESLYAAGKPLALEKLRDPSTLGEGTDWQDLLFRRAKIQNYSLSATGGSEKARYALSGTYFQQDGILLGTKFERFTLRANGDVQVGKMLKLGNSISLTNLNDRQITSNDGEYGAVQQLLRMPPTVQPYRPDGYWYQPNSASDNFTEENPLATSQRVNQKFTRNRAITTFFAELEPLKGLRFRTNVGADLIFDNFNSFAPKGPELAGFTQRYITAGARATSSYAPSYLIENTITYDHLFAEKHQVTFLVGQSAQEFNYSNVEANRSMYLRNDLQVINAGPINALLTNAGAIDPSRRLASYFGRLNYEFSGKYIFQATARYDGSSRFQPGEKFGFFPGASAGWRISEEGFLQGNSTISNMKLRVGYGRVGNELNAGRFAYLYTINFGAVYPLGQDGAINTGGAPVRLRNPNLRWEYNDQTNIGLDLGFLDNRFEATIDLFNRNSPNLIAGVPPSYVSGTYESVNTNAASAYNRGIDFSFTSRNFTGVDQALSWTTTLNASAYKTKLESLGAGVPYNGLSSLSGVIVRYDVNQAFGSFYGYVKEGLFQTQSEVDASPRQPGAGPGDIRYRDLNGDNVITDADRKFIGNPNPNFTFGITNNFNYKNFDLSVFIQGSQGNDVYNLNRYITESALYSTTNGTTRVLKRWTGEGTSNDVPRAINGDPNNNLRVSTHFIEDGSYVRLKNLTLGYTLPKTLMSRISATQMRVYFTAQNLATLTKYTGYDPEVSISGVDRGIYPQTRVFMGGLNIGF
- a CDS encoding RagB/SusD family nutrient uptake outer membrane protein, whose amino-acid sequence is MTISKFTCGAFLLSLGLLTGCGEKFLEETPSDQVTDVNFYQTQQDAIQATTAAYSELTKEGQYNLSMWAFDIMADISVTGGDDGNDGIEYKQLEAFNIPTTNIVANRLWGGSFIGIQRANLVLQKVPDIANMDPDIKKRCLGEAQFLRAKYYFDLVRAYGDVPLFTAPPANQAAVSIPRTPAAEVYKQIEQDLIAAIDNLPPSYSGADLGRATKWAATGLLAKVYITEASQGDASKKPLAAQRAREVINNSGKTLRTNYGDNFKVATENGAESLFEVQYVNGRNEYERNNVGSAMNEFFGPRGANQTPGSGYGFNIPEPDFVNGYEEGDQRKAVTIWVPGDTYPDGGKQSARATGSPFGYNCKKWFVGKVNTNIWDSGLNVPVLRLAEMYLIVAEALGPNTEGLEAINKVRRRAFGLPINTPSARDLTSATADFTAAVLRERKYELAFEFDRWFDLKRYHGTQYGLIPVMTAQANYLRSLNLGIVRGIPTEKNLVLPIPQSELDANSGLVQNPGY
- a CDS encoding PKD domain-containing protein; the encoded protein is MNYTLNKAALVLLAGSLLLTACDKEDEGSLDGPKPTASFTATAPKVVGLTSEVTFTSTSTDAFLYQWDFGDGTIGSGQTVTHAYTRGGTFKAKLTAVGRGGATPSETQDVTIASTLNLVNQLLTGGSSRTWKLDNATAAPIVVGTEAAPTTYFPGVAAGDLPACQSDDEYTFSTSNTFTYDAKAETFYADRMNYSCQAPLSGTSPFVFGAATGTGLAQFTLSRAGAFIAATDASLTERVYRILSIDNQKMTLRAGSGQNGGTVFTIKMVVKP